One stretch of Bombus affinis isolate iyBomAffi1 chromosome 4, iyBomAffi1.2, whole genome shotgun sequence DNA includes these proteins:
- the LOC126915822 gene encoding protein mesh isoform X3, which produces MRNESYLGRVFAFPKLIVFWCLLVLLTSHISAQIENETFESVFGLDRLDNKESTYPEINKNTGQIYPIETQDLSEVVDLNRDGDDYKEGMEKGAEDVPGNTSDNHDEKNIPEGKIMSSSGFSKKMIGRKNEKYVRYDSDLPEADRYAPRPDDSVSNYVLTETRLKEIRSEFMYWYFDKGGIDDEGDYQKEIQASTPQVHKNFNFQLPFFGFRFNYTRVSMNGFLEFSDPPIHYTYPLVFPIKDWPRKNDPSFIGIFFSKCRIGEIRPTDKDQRRPGVYFRLERDLQRRTDQFGVEMRERLKWDIREGIIGTEAFDPKHAVIVTWKNMSFTGGIDNSLYNTNTFQMVLATDEVNTYVIFNYLNIQWSSHTEAGGDTMYGEGGVPAFVGFNAGNGTRSYEYKPFSQMSTIRDLTGRGWANGFPGRHMFRIDENIMPAVCNKDISGANLPLVFAPESGNMLGGTIVNITGPCFNETEKIRCMFESEWVIGTVVDKNRAICVQPFVKAQGYIRFAISIGDSKTYNWKGKYFIETPATATEKIFVSNSVHEAYPAEIKITWDRYNLTSNLNAGVQISLWGYRETKTTPEFEYITNLETAYTNLGSYIIRPAAYRDLSNPYQQDMTFGFLQLNLTDPQQQTGLNITPSLWSRPIPLAWYFAPQWERGYGSKWPQRLCDKWIMNDRYLKNFAAEISLCPCTLKHALNDKGRFLPDYDCDKDSNLDCMYNMHAHHCVRTGAPNMDGSEQQCCYDKNGYLMLTYDQQWGSRPHRSHNLGYYPWDEANKVPTLSHWYHDIIPFYMCCMWQEEHAVGCETFRFERRPSQDCIAYQSPAIATVFGDPHIATFDGLEYTFNGKGEFVLVRVNNIKDKLDVQGRFEQLPNNVYGEVRATQLTSVAARGNNSATIEVRLRPKHSQWRYRLDVFANNRRVYFDRPSIKFQHFTGVVVYTPTYILNQSEVIIMFDTGAGVEVIENEGYMSARVYLPWTYLNKTSGLFGKWNFDIADDLTNPDGQQVAASNLNHFEAVHKDFAIHWMLEDKEDDDKGGPLFTREFGRTASYYSNRTFEPEWRKTPAEILPSNRSYDIQRAADLCGQSYQCQYDYAMSLNRDMAHFTKNYYNTYTEIRDININERVVSCGVLETPRFGRKSNFFFVPGTKVTFECNQDFILVGDQRRVCTPEGRWNVPEYGYTECLRQQEYSSRQAGITAGIVLACLIPVIVLIIFVASRLLKKQKEQREQEEALHRARNTELQRLRKLKDEQEPTSYTSKATEIN; this is translated from the exons ATGCGGAATGAATCGTATCTCGGTCGTGTTTTTGCTTTCCCAAAGTTGATCGTTTTCTGGTGCCTTCTTGTTCTACTGACCAGTCACATATCAGCACAAATTGAAAATGAAACGTTCGAGAGTGTATTTGGATTGGATAGACTGGATAATAAGGAATCGACGTACCCAGAAATTAACAAGAATACCGGACAAATATATCCGATAGAAACGCAAGATTTATCCGAGGTAGTGGACTTAAACAGAGATGGAGATGACTACAAGGAAGGAATGGAGAAAGGAGCGGAAGATGTTCCAGGCAATACCAGTGACAACCACGACGAAAAAAATATACCTGAGGGTAAAATCATGTCTTCGTCAGGTTTCTCTAAGAAAATGATCGGAAGAAAGAATGAGAAGTATGTGAGGTACG ACTCCGATTTACCGGAGGCAGACAGATACGCGCCTCGTCCGGATGATTCAGTTTCAAATTATGTCTTAACAGAGACTAGACTGAAAGAAATTCGATCAGAATTCATGTATTGGTACTTCGACAAAGGTGGTATCGATGACGAAGGCGATTATCAAAAAGAAATCCAAGCTTCGACGCCACAAGTACAcaagaatttcaattttcaattacCATTCTTTGGCTTCAGATTCAATTACACCAGA GTATCAATGAATGGCTTTCTAGAATTTAGCGATCCTCCGATACATTACACATATCCTCTCGTATTCCCGATCAAAGATTGGCCAAGAAAGAACGATCCTAGTTTTATAGGGATATTTTTCAGTAAATGTCGCATAGGAGAAATAAGACCAACCGACAAAGATCAGAGGAGACCGGGTGTATACTTTAG ACTGGAACGAGATTTACAGAGGAGAACAGATCAATTTGGCGTCGAAATGCGTGAACGCCTCAAATGGGATATCCGCGAAGGAATTATTGGTACAGAGGCCTTCGACCCTAAACACGCGGTCATAGTAACGTGGAAAAATATGTCCTTCACTGGTGGTATCGATAATTCCCTTTACAACACGAACACGTTTCAAATGGTCCTGGCCACAGATGAAGTGAACACCTATGTCATATTTAATTACCTGAATATTCAATGGAGCAGTCACACAGAAGCTGGTGGTGATACAATGTATGGAGAAGGTGGAGTCCCAGCATTT GTCGGTTTTAACGCTGGAAATGGCACACGAAGCTACGAATACAAGCCCTTCTCTCAAATGTCGACGATTCGCGATTTAACCGGAAGGGGATGGGCGAACGGTTTTCCAGGACGTCATATGTTTAGGATAGATGAAAACATAATGCCTGCAGTTTGCAATAAAGATATTT CTGGAGCAAATTTGCCTCTTGTGTTTGCACCCGAAAGCGGAAACATGTTAGGCGGTACCATCGTGAATATTACTGGTCCGTGTTTCAATGAGACTGagaaaattcgatgtatgttCGAAAGTGAGTGGGTGATAGGTACTGTAGTGGACAAAAATCGAGCGATATGTGTTCAACCATTCGTGAAGGCACAAGGATATATTCGATTCGCGATTAGCATTGGTGACAGTAAAACATACAATTGGAAGGGAAAATATTTCATTG AAACCCCAGCTACAGCGACCGAGAAAATCTTTGTGTCCAATAGCGTTCACGAAGCATATCCAgctgaaataaaaattacttgGGATCGATACAATTTAACCAGCAATTTGAACGCGGGAGTACAAATATCTTTGTGGGGATATCGTGAGACGAAAACTACTCCCGAATTTGAATACATCACTAATTTGGAG ACAGCATATACGAATTTGGGTAGCTATATTATAAGACCAGCAGCATACCGTGACTTAAGCAATCCTTATCAGCAAGACATGACTTTCGGTTTTCTCCAGCTCAATTTAACAGATCCGCAGCAACAAACTGGCCTTAACATCACGCC GAGCCTATGGAGTAGACCAATTCCATTAGCCTGGTACTTTGCTCCACAATGGGAAAGAGGATATGGATCAAAATGGCCTCAACGACTTTGCGACAAGTGGATCATGAACGAcagatatttgaaaaattttgcGGCGGAAATATCCCTGTGTCCGTGTACTTTAAAACACGCGTTAAATGACAAAGGTCGTTTCCTTCCGGATTACGATTGCGATAAAGATTCGAATTTGGATTGCATGTATAATATGCATGCGCATCATTGTGTGAGAACAGGGGCGCCAAA CATGGATGGTTCTGAGCAGCAATGTTGCTACGATAAAAATGGCTATCTAATGTTGACTTACGATCAGCAATGGGGTTCGAGACCACATAGGTCTCACAACTTAGGATATTATCCATGGGACGAGGCGAACAAAGTACCAACTCTTTCTCATTGGTACCACGACATAATACCATTCTACATGTGTTGTATGTGGCAAGAAGAACACGCAGTCGGTTGTGAAACGTTCAGATTTGAAAGACGACCAAGTCAAGATTGTATCGCTTATCAGTCCCCAGCTATCGCGACGGTGTTTGGTGATCCTCATATTGCAACATTCGATGGCTTGGAATATACCTTTAATGGGAAGGGAGAGTTCGTTTTAGTACGTGtgaataatataaaagataagCTTGACGTGCAAGGTAGATTCGAGCAGTTGCCGAATAACGTGTACGGTGAAGTTAGGGCTACGCAATTGACATCTGTAGCAG cAAGGGGAAATAACTCAGCAACCATAGAAGTTCGATTAAGGCCAAAACACTCGCAATGGAGATATCGCCTCGACGTCTTCGCCAATAATCGTCGAGTATACTTCGATAGGCCATCCATAAAATTCCAACATTTTACCGGCGTTGTGGTTTATACACCCACGTACATTTTAAATCAGAGTGAAGTGATCATCATGTTTGATACTGGTGCAGGTGTGGAAGTAATCGAAAACGAAGGGTACATGTCAGCCAGAGTTTACCTGCCCTGGACGTACTTG AACAAAACCAGTGGTCTATTTGGAAAATGGAACTTTGACATTGCGGACGACTTGACAAATCCGGATGGACAACAAGTGGCAGCGTCCAATTTGAACCACTTTGAGGCTGTACATAAAGACTTTGCGATTCATTGGATGTTGGAAGATAAAGAAGACGACGATAAAGGAGGCCCATTGTTCACCAGAGAATTTGGCAGAACTGCGAGTTATTATTCCAATAGAACCTTCGAGCCCGAATGGCGTAAGACGCCTGCAGAGATACTACCTTCAAACAG GTCGTACGATATACAACGAGCTGCTGATCTGTGTGGACAATCATATCAGTGTCAATATGACTACGCAATGTCGCTCAATCGTGATATGGCTCATTTCACGAAAAATTATTACAACACGTACACTGAAATAAGGGATATCAATATAAATGAACGAG TGGTATCATGCGGTGTATTGGAGACGCCACGCTTCGGACGCAAGAGTAACTTCTTCTTCGTGCCAGGTACGAAGGTAACTTTTGAATGCAATCAGGACTTTATATTGGTTGGCGATCAACGACGTGTATGCACCCCCGAAGGTCGTTGGAACGTGCCGGAGTACGGATATACGGAGTGTCTAC GTCAACAGGAATATAGTTCTCGTCAAGCAGGTATCACAGCTGGTATAGTACTTGCTTGCCTAATACCAGTTATAGTACTGATTATCTTTGTGGCATCCAGACTTCTAAAGAAACAGAAAGAACAAAGAGAACAGGAGGAAGCATTGCATAG AGCGAGAAACACAGAGCTCCAAAGATTACGCAAGCTCAAAGATGAACAAGAACCTACTTCATACACCAGTAAAGCAACagaaataaattaa
- the LOC126915822 gene encoding protein mesh isoform X4 has product MYWYFDKGGIDDEGDYQKEIQASTPQVHKNFNFQLPFFGFRFNYTRVSMNGFLEFSDPPIHYTYPLVFPIKDWPRKNDPSFIGIFFSKCRIGEIRPTDKDQRRPGVYFRLERDLQRRTDQFGVEMRERLKWDIREGIIGTEAFDPKHAVIVTWKNMSFTGGIDNSLYNTNTFQMVLATDEVNTYVIFNYLNIQWSSHTEAGGDTMYGEGGVPAFVGFNAGNGTRSYEYKPFSQMSTIRDLTGRGWANGFPGRHMFRIDENIMPAVCNKDISGANLPLVFAPESGNMLGGTIVNITGPCFNETEKIRCMFESEWVIGTVVDKNRAICVQPFVKAQGYIRFAISIGDSKTYNWKGKYFIETPATATEKIFVSNSVHEAYPAEIKITWDRYNLTSNLNAGVQISLWGYRETKTTPEFEYITNLETAYTNLGSYIIRPAAYRDLSNPYQQDMTFGFLQLNLTDPQQQTGLNITPSLWSRPIPLAWYFAPQWERGYGSKWPQRLCDKWIMNDRYLKNFAAEISLCPCTLKHALNDKGRFLPDYDCDKDSNLDCMYNMHAHHCVRTGAPNMDGSEQQCCYDKNGYLMLTYDQQWGSRPHRSHNLGYYPWDEANKVPTLSHWYHDIIPFYMCCMWQEEHAVGCETFRFERRPSQDCIAYQSPAIATVFGDPHIATFDGLEYTFNGKGEFVLVRVNNIKDKLDVQGRFEQLPNNVYGEVRATQLTSVAARGNNSATIEVRLRPKHSQWRYRLDVFANNRRVYFDRPSIKFQHFTGVVVYTPTYILNQSEVIIMFDTGAGVEVIENEGYMSARVYLPWTYLNKTSGLFGKWNFDIADDLTNPDGQQVAASNLNHFEAVHKDFAIHWMLEDKEDDDKGGPLFTREFGRTASYYSNRTFEPEWRKTPAEILPSNRSYDIQRAADLCGQSYQCQYDYAMSLNRDMAHFTKNYYNTYTEIRDININERVVSCGVLETPRFGRKSNFFFVPGTKVTFECNQDFILVGDQRRVCTPEGRWNVPEYGYTECLRQIEYAQRTAWTTMGIICAVLIPVIACVAGAFFYIRKNQAQESSLKSWRYSERGSGVDNDSTLLSRLKSFDRPISPVSDASTSSSMIKKPHSYDKVYRTHEPLPNKPDVDFEDKDWDLKEPTSLTESEKSTTDSTRKTGSPSKESDV; this is encoded by the exons ATGTATTGGTACTTCGACAAAGGTGGTATCGATGACGAAGGCGATTATCAAAAAGAAATCCAAGCTTCGACGCCACAAGTACAcaagaatttcaattttcaattacCATTCTTTGGCTTCAGATTCAATTACACCAGA GTATCAATGAATGGCTTTCTAGAATTTAGCGATCCTCCGATACATTACACATATCCTCTCGTATTCCCGATCAAAGATTGGCCAAGAAAGAACGATCCTAGTTTTATAGGGATATTTTTCAGTAAATGTCGCATAGGAGAAATAAGACCAACCGACAAAGATCAGAGGAGACCGGGTGTATACTTTAG ACTGGAACGAGATTTACAGAGGAGAACAGATCAATTTGGCGTCGAAATGCGTGAACGCCTCAAATGGGATATCCGCGAAGGAATTATTGGTACAGAGGCCTTCGACCCTAAACACGCGGTCATAGTAACGTGGAAAAATATGTCCTTCACTGGTGGTATCGATAATTCCCTTTACAACACGAACACGTTTCAAATGGTCCTGGCCACAGATGAAGTGAACACCTATGTCATATTTAATTACCTGAATATTCAATGGAGCAGTCACACAGAAGCTGGTGGTGATACAATGTATGGAGAAGGTGGAGTCCCAGCATTT GTCGGTTTTAACGCTGGAAATGGCACACGAAGCTACGAATACAAGCCCTTCTCTCAAATGTCGACGATTCGCGATTTAACCGGAAGGGGATGGGCGAACGGTTTTCCAGGACGTCATATGTTTAGGATAGATGAAAACATAATGCCTGCAGTTTGCAATAAAGATATTT CTGGAGCAAATTTGCCTCTTGTGTTTGCACCCGAAAGCGGAAACATGTTAGGCGGTACCATCGTGAATATTACTGGTCCGTGTTTCAATGAGACTGagaaaattcgatgtatgttCGAAAGTGAGTGGGTGATAGGTACTGTAGTGGACAAAAATCGAGCGATATGTGTTCAACCATTCGTGAAGGCACAAGGATATATTCGATTCGCGATTAGCATTGGTGACAGTAAAACATACAATTGGAAGGGAAAATATTTCATTG AAACCCCAGCTACAGCGACCGAGAAAATCTTTGTGTCCAATAGCGTTCACGAAGCATATCCAgctgaaataaaaattacttgGGATCGATACAATTTAACCAGCAATTTGAACGCGGGAGTACAAATATCTTTGTGGGGATATCGTGAGACGAAAACTACTCCCGAATTTGAATACATCACTAATTTGGAG ACAGCATATACGAATTTGGGTAGCTATATTATAAGACCAGCAGCATACCGTGACTTAAGCAATCCTTATCAGCAAGACATGACTTTCGGTTTTCTCCAGCTCAATTTAACAGATCCGCAGCAACAAACTGGCCTTAACATCACGCC GAGCCTATGGAGTAGACCAATTCCATTAGCCTGGTACTTTGCTCCACAATGGGAAAGAGGATATGGATCAAAATGGCCTCAACGACTTTGCGACAAGTGGATCATGAACGAcagatatttgaaaaattttgcGGCGGAAATATCCCTGTGTCCGTGTACTTTAAAACACGCGTTAAATGACAAAGGTCGTTTCCTTCCGGATTACGATTGCGATAAAGATTCGAATTTGGATTGCATGTATAATATGCATGCGCATCATTGTGTGAGAACAGGGGCGCCAAA CATGGATGGTTCTGAGCAGCAATGTTGCTACGATAAAAATGGCTATCTAATGTTGACTTACGATCAGCAATGGGGTTCGAGACCACATAGGTCTCACAACTTAGGATATTATCCATGGGACGAGGCGAACAAAGTACCAACTCTTTCTCATTGGTACCACGACATAATACCATTCTACATGTGTTGTATGTGGCAAGAAGAACACGCAGTCGGTTGTGAAACGTTCAGATTTGAAAGACGACCAAGTCAAGATTGTATCGCTTATCAGTCCCCAGCTATCGCGACGGTGTTTGGTGATCCTCATATTGCAACATTCGATGGCTTGGAATATACCTTTAATGGGAAGGGAGAGTTCGTTTTAGTACGTGtgaataatataaaagataagCTTGACGTGCAAGGTAGATTCGAGCAGTTGCCGAATAACGTGTACGGTGAAGTTAGGGCTACGCAATTGACATCTGTAGCAG cAAGGGGAAATAACTCAGCAACCATAGAAGTTCGATTAAGGCCAAAACACTCGCAATGGAGATATCGCCTCGACGTCTTCGCCAATAATCGTCGAGTATACTTCGATAGGCCATCCATAAAATTCCAACATTTTACCGGCGTTGTGGTTTATACACCCACGTACATTTTAAATCAGAGTGAAGTGATCATCATGTTTGATACTGGTGCAGGTGTGGAAGTAATCGAAAACGAAGGGTACATGTCAGCCAGAGTTTACCTGCCCTGGACGTACTTG AACAAAACCAGTGGTCTATTTGGAAAATGGAACTTTGACATTGCGGACGACTTGACAAATCCGGATGGACAACAAGTGGCAGCGTCCAATTTGAACCACTTTGAGGCTGTACATAAAGACTTTGCGATTCATTGGATGTTGGAAGATAAAGAAGACGACGATAAAGGAGGCCCATTGTTCACCAGAGAATTTGGCAGAACTGCGAGTTATTATTCCAATAGAACCTTCGAGCCCGAATGGCGTAAGACGCCTGCAGAGATACTACCTTCAAACAG GTCGTACGATATACAACGAGCTGCTGATCTGTGTGGACAATCATATCAGTGTCAATATGACTACGCAATGTCGCTCAATCGTGATATGGCTCATTTCACGAAAAATTATTACAACACGTACACTGAAATAAGGGATATCAATATAAATGAACGAG TGGTATCATGCGGTGTATTGGAGACGCCACGCTTCGGACGCAAGAGTAACTTCTTCTTCGTGCCAGGTACGAAGGTAACTTTTGAATGCAATCAGGACTTTATATTGGTTGGCGATCAACGACGTGTATGCACCCCCGAAGGTCGTTGGAACGTGCCGGAGTACGGATATACGGAGTGTCTAC GTCAGATCGAGTATGCTCAGCGTACAGCATGGACAACAATGGGCATTATTTGCGCCGTTTTAATTCCTGTAATAGCGTGTGTTGCTGGTGCCTTTTTTTATATACGAAAGAATCAAGCGCAGGAAAGTTCCTTGAAATCGTGGCGTTATTCTGAACGCGGTTCTGGTGTTGATAATGATTCAACGCTATTGTCTCGATTAAAATCATTCGATAGACCAATTTCACCCGTTAGCGACGCTAGCACTAGTTCGAGTATGATTAAAAAGCCTCATTCTTATGACAAAGTTTACCGTACACACGAGCCTTTGCCTAACAAACCAGATGTTGATTTTGAAGATAAAGATTGGGATCTAAAAGAACCCACTTCTCTGACAGAATCGGAAAAAAGTACAACAGACTCTACTAGAAAAACTGGAAGTCCCAGTAAAGAAAGTGAcgtttaa